A stretch of DNA from Nitrospirota bacterium:
AAGTGTTCCGGTAGCGAGCTTCCGCTTTTGCTCCCGGTCATACGCCTCGACCACAAGCCGTGCGCCGCTCCTGAGCTTGCCCAATATCTGCGAGAGATTGTCTTCGGGCAGGGAAAAGATCACCGAGATCGGCTGCATCTGAGTGATAACCGCAAGCCCGCCGGCGTCGTTCGCATGTACAATGTTGCCCGGGTCCACCTGGCGCAGGCCGATGCGGCCGCTGAACGGAGCAGTGATCCGTGCATAGACAAGTTGAAGCTTGGCGTTATCGATCTGGCCCTGATCGGCCTTGACCGCACCTTCATTCTGGTGGACCAGGGACTCCTGGGTATCGAGCTGCTGTTTGGGGATCAGGTCCTTCTTGACCAGGTCCTTATATCGCTCCAGGTCAAGCTGGGCGTTCTGCAGCTGCGCCTGATCGCGGGCCAATGCTCCTTCTGCCTGGGTAAGCTGCACTTCGAAAGGCCGCGGATCGATCTCGGCCAGAAGCTCTCCCTTGTTCACGACCTGGCCTTCCCTGAATAGAACTCGTATCAGCTCGCCGTCAACCCGGCTTTTCACCGTTACCGTGTTGAGCGGCGTGACCGCGCCGAGGCCCGAAAGGTATACTCCGAGGTCTTCCTTTTTCACCGGCACCGCCGTGACGGGTGTGCCGGGCGAGGCCTGCGGACTCTGGGCAGCGCGCGACGCCTTCTGACCGCCTTTTGCAAAAAAGACAGCCAGCCCGATGACCAGAAGGACGATCGCAAGCGCCCCGACCCTCTTGCGCGTCAGGAGTGCTGCCAGACGGTTTCGTTCCGACCCTTTGTTGTTCCCGGTATCCTGCTGCATATTCATTCTCTGCCCTCATGAGGTATATTCGTTTTCACGTTTCTGCGGTACGGGATCGAGGCTGCGCTCTTCGCTGTATCGAGGAACGGTACCTCCGCGGGAGGCACTGGTGATGCTACCTCGAACGCGCCTGTTTGTCAATGTCAGATGCTTCACTCATACCGCAGCGCATCGATCGGGTTCAGCAGCGACGCCTTGTACGCCGGGTAGAAGCCGAAGAAGATCCCGATGAATCCCGAAAAGCCGAAGGCGAGCACGATGGAGAGGGCAGAAACGACCGTGGGCCAGCCGGAGAGGTACGAGAGCATCATTGCCGCGGACAATCCCGTGAGAATCCCTATGGTACCGCCGATAAGGGAGAGCGTGAGCGCCTCGACGATGAACTGGAGACGGATGTCCATCGTCTTCGCTCCGACAGCCATGCGTATCCCGATCTCGCGGGTCCGCTCGGTGACCGAAACGAGCATGATGTTCATGATACCGATACCACCGACGAGGAGCGAAACCGACGCGATCGCGCCCAGCAGCAAGGTCATCACCTGCGTGGATTGCTCCCGGGCCTGCATGATCTGGGTGAGGTTCCTCACGGTAAAGTCGTTGTCCTGCTTCTGGCCGATGTGGTGCCGCTGCCTGAGCAGGTCGGTTATCTGTTTTTCGGCCGACGCCAGGTCTTCCGCGCTCTTGGCCTTTACCATGATGATCCTGACCATGCCCGGGAACTGTGCGCCGAAGAGTTTTTTTTGCGCCGTCGTCACGGGAATATAGATAACGTCATCCTGGTCCTGCCCCTGGCTCGATTGGCCCTTGATTGACAGCACTCCCGTAACGATAAAGGGAACGTTCTTGATCCTGATGCTCTGGCCAATCGGGTTCTGGTCCCCGAAAAGGTTGTCGGCCACGGTCTGGCCGATGATCGCGGTCTTGCTCGCGCTTCTCACGTCCTGGTCCGTGAATGGCCGTCCCATGGCCAGCGACCAGTCCCTGACCGTCAACATACCGGGCGTTGTGCCGGTCACCGTGGTCGACCAGTTCATGTGGCCGTACACCACCTGTGCGCCGCCCCCCAGCGTGGGCGCGACCTCTTCCACCGATGAGCTTTCTTTCACGATGGCCTCGGCGTCGTTCATGGTCAGCGTGGACTGCGTCCCGGCCCCCATCCGCACCCCGCCCGAGGTC
This window harbors:
- a CDS encoding MdtA/MuxA family multidrug efflux RND transporter periplasmic adaptor subunit, which encodes MNMQQDTGNNKGSERNRLAALLTRKRVGALAIVLLVIGLAVFFAKGGQKASRAAQSPQASPGTPVTAVPVKKEDLGVYLSGLGAVTPLNTVTVKSRVDGELIRVLFREGQVVNKGELLAEIDPRPFEVQLTQAEGALARDQAQLQNAQLDLERYKDLVKKDLIPKQQLDTQESLVHQNEGAVKADQGQIDNAKLQLVYARITAPFSGRIGLRQVDPGNIVHANDAGGLAVITQMQPISVIFSLPEDNLSQILGKLRSGARLVVEAYDREQKRKLATGTLLTVDNQIDPTTGTVKLKAEFPNSNYELFPNQFVNARLLVSVERNAMIVPAAAIQRGPQGTSAFVVKSDQTVEMRRIILGVVQEGNAAVTSGLSAGELVVVDGAERLRDGSRVELKSQNTGTQQQRQSK
- a CDS encoding ABC transporter permease, which gives rise to MINIPSTLKISFRALRVNKMRSALTMLGIVIGVAAVIAMVAVGTGASRQIAEQISSMGSNLLIVMPGSTTSGGVRMGAGTQSTLTMNDAEAIVKESSSVEEVAPTLGGGAQVVYGHMNWSTTVTGTTPGMLTVRDWSLAMGRPFTDQDVRSASKTAIIGQTVADNLFGDQNPIGQSIRIKNVPFIVTGVLSIKGQSSQGQDQDDVIYIPVTTAQKKLFGAQFPGMVRIIMVKAKSAEDLASAEKQITDLLRQRHHIGQKQDNDFTVRNLTQIMQAREQSTQVMTLLLGAIASVSLLVGGIGIMNIMLVSVTERTREIGIRMAVGAKTMDIRLQFIVEALTLSLIGGTIGILTGLSAAMMLSYLSGWPTVVSALSIVLAFGFSGFIGIFFGFYPAYKASLLNPIDALRYE